One window of Gemmatimonadaceae bacterium genomic DNA carries:
- a CDS encoding DUF72 domain-containing protein: MTRGDRSNHRPFIGISGYDYQGWRGSFYPPGVPRRSWLGFASRVFNSIELNGTFYSLKSPSVFERWAAEVPDDDFVFAIKGGRFITHNLKLRNCDTALGNFFASGILALGRKTGPFLWQLPASYRFEAERMDNFMRMLPRSARAAEAVARQHDHRLRRGALVRAAEDVAYRHAFEVRHPSYFCEEFYDILRAHDCAFVIADTAGKFVYAEEVTADFVYVRLHGSSALYSSDYTDEELARWAAKVKAWTHGRNARDVFVYFDNDAKVHAPHNAMQLADLLGLS; encoded by the coding sequence GTGACGCGAGGCGATCGTAGCAACCACCGCCCGTTCATCGGCATTTCAGGCTACGACTACCAGGGTTGGCGCGGCAGCTTCTATCCGCCCGGCGTTCCACGCCGCTCGTGGCTCGGGTTCGCCAGCCGAGTGTTCAACTCGATCGAGCTGAACGGCACGTTCTACAGCCTCAAGTCGCCGAGCGTATTCGAGCGCTGGGCCGCCGAAGTGCCCGACGACGATTTCGTGTTCGCGATCAAGGGTGGGCGATTCATCACCCACAACCTCAAACTCCGCAACTGCGACACGGCGCTCGGCAACTTCTTCGCGAGCGGCATTCTCGCGCTCGGGCGAAAGACGGGGCCGTTCCTCTGGCAGCTGCCGGCCAGCTACCGCTTCGAGGCCGAGCGCATGGACAATTTCATGCGCATGCTCCCGCGCAGCGCGCGCGCCGCCGAAGCGGTCGCGCGGCAGCACGATCATCGCCTGCGCCGCGGCGCCCTCGTCCGCGCGGCAGAAGACGTCGCGTACCGGCACGCGTTCGAGGTTCGGCATCCGTCGTATTTCTGCGAGGAGTTCTACGACATTCTGCGCGCGCACGACTGCGCGTTCGTCATCGCCGACACGGCGGGAAAATTCGTGTACGCCGAAGAAGTGACGGCGGATTTCGTGTACGTGCGGCTGCATGGCTCGAGCGCGCTGTACTCGAGCGACTACACCGACGAGGAGCTTGCGCGGTGGGCCGCGAAGGTGAAGGCTTGGACGCATGGCCGGAACGCGCGTGATGTGTTCGTGTACTTCGACAACGACGCCAAGGTTCACGCGCCGCACAACGCCATGCAACTCGCCGACCTGCTAGGACTTTCGTGA
- a CDS encoding SGNH/GDSL hydrolase family protein: MHPGPPPVPPAEVRILALGDSYTIGESVSAEERWPVQLAKMLRARGIAVADPQIVARTGWTTDELSAGIDDAKPKGPYDVVTLLIGVNNQYRGRSIDEYRAQFRALLARAIEFAGGRASRVIVVSIPDWGVAPFAAGRDAGRIATEIDAFNRANREEAERKGAAYVDVTAVSRRAQADRGLVAGDGLHPSGAMYAEWTKLILPTVLAAL; this comes from the coding sequence ATGCATCCGGGGCCGCCGCCCGTTCCGCCGGCCGAGGTTCGCATCCTCGCGCTTGGTGATTCATATACCATCGGCGAATCGGTGTCGGCCGAGGAACGCTGGCCGGTCCAGCTGGCGAAGATGCTGCGCGCGCGTGGGATTGCCGTTGCCGATCCACAGATCGTCGCGCGCACCGGCTGGACGACGGACGAACTGTCGGCGGGCATCGACGACGCCAAGCCCAAGGGGCCGTACGACGTGGTGACGTTGCTCATCGGCGTGAACAACCAATATCGTGGCCGCTCGATCGACGAGTACCGCGCGCAATTTCGTGCGTTGCTGGCGCGCGCGATCGAGTTTGCCGGCGGTCGAGCGTCGCGTGTGATCGTGGTGTCGATTCCGGACTGGGGCGTCGCGCCGTTCGCGGCCGGGCGCGACGCCGGCCGGATCGCGACGGAGATTGACGCCTTCAACCGCGCCAATCGCGAGGAAGCGGAGCGGAAAGGGGCGGCCTACGTCGACGTGACGGCAGTGTCGCGTCGAGCGCAGGCGGACCGCGGCCTGGTCGCTGGCGACGGGCTTCATCCGTCGGGCGCCATGTACGCCGAATGGACGAAACTCATTCTTCCCACCGTGCTTGCCGCGTTGTAA
- a CDS encoding D-aminoacylase, with protein MKTRIVIFAATLAACSRPVTAPSATRGTYDVIIENGRVVDGTGAPWFYGDVAIRGDRIAAVEPRGLLRDASAHTRIDARNMIVSPGFIDIQDQSGAQLLSGDGRQLGKLTQGVTTGILGEGSTPAPLNAETLSANADDLSKRFAAPHGFDAWLSAMEAHGISQNVGSFVGAGTIRQYGMQQRMGAATGAALDSMRAAVKRAMQDGAFGLASALIYPPNTFASTEELIEESKAMAPYGGVYITHMRSEADRLLEAIDEVIRIGRESGVPTEIYHLKAAGTRNWPKERGLIAKIDSARAAGIDIQANMYPYTAGATGLTSCLPPSFSAEGKLFDNLANVNTRAAIHQEVAHPTSDWEDMCGLATPAGVLITSLRAAQNQPYIGKRLSEIAQMKNENYLDAAMDLILSEHSRVETTYFLMNEDNVKLQMQQPWMKFGTDAGGPDPDSVRALVHPRTFGNYPRILGKYVRDEHVIPLEDAIRKMTSAVAVRLSLHDRGVLAPGMFADVVVFDPATIGDRATYEQPKQLSVGVRQVFVNGVQVIRDGVHTGAKPGRALRGPGYQMP; from the coding sequence ATGAAAACTCGCATCGTCATTTTCGCGGCTACCCTCGCCGCGTGCTCGCGGCCCGTGACCGCGCCCTCCGCCACACGCGGTACCTACGACGTCATCATCGAGAACGGCCGCGTGGTCGACGGTACCGGCGCCCCATGGTTCTACGGCGACGTCGCCATTCGCGGCGACCGCATTGCGGCGGTCGAGCCGCGTGGCCTGTTGCGCGACGCGAGCGCGCACACACGCATCGACGCCCGCAACATGATCGTGTCGCCCGGCTTCATCGACATTCAGGATCAATCGGGCGCGCAGCTCCTCTCCGGCGACGGCCGGCAGCTCGGCAAACTCACCCAAGGCGTCACCACCGGCATCCTCGGCGAAGGATCGACGCCCGCGCCGCTCAATGCGGAAACGTTGTCCGCGAACGCCGACGACCTCTCGAAGCGGTTCGCCGCGCCGCACGGATTCGACGCGTGGCTCTCGGCGATGGAAGCGCACGGCATCTCGCAAAATGTCGGCTCGTTCGTCGGCGCGGGGACCATCCGGCAATACGGCATGCAGCAGCGCATGGGCGCCGCGACTGGTGCCGCGCTCGATTCGATGCGCGCGGCCGTGAAGCGCGCGATGCAGGACGGCGCCTTCGGCCTCGCGAGCGCATTGATCTATCCGCCGAATACGTTCGCGAGCACCGAGGAGCTGATCGAAGAATCGAAAGCCATGGCGCCGTACGGCGGCGTCTACATCACCCACATGCGTTCCGAAGCGGATCGCTTGCTCGAGGCGATCGACGAGGTCATTCGCATCGGCCGTGAATCCGGCGTGCCGACCGAGATCTATCACCTCAAGGCCGCCGGGACGCGCAACTGGCCCAAGGAACGCGGTCTCATCGCCAAGATCGATTCGGCGCGCGCCGCCGGCATCGACATTCAGGCGAACATGTATCCGTATACGGCCGGCGCGACGGGGCTCACGTCATGCCTGCCACCCTCGTTCTCCGCCGAGGGCAAGCTGTTCGATAATTTGGCGAACGTGAACACGCGAGCGGCCATTCACCAGGAAGTGGCGCATCCGACGAGCGACTGGGAGGACATGTGCGGTCTCGCGACACCCGCCGGCGTGTTGATCACGAGCCTGCGCGCGGCGCAAAACCAGCCGTACATCGGCAAGCGGTTGTCGGAGATCGCGCAGATGAAGAATGAGAATTATCTCGACGCCGCGATGGACTTGATCCTGAGCGAACACTCGCGTGTCGAGACGACATACTTTCTCATGAATGAGGACAATGTGAAGCTGCAGATGCAGCAGCCGTGGATGAAGTTCGGGACCGACGCCGGCGGCCCCGACCCCGACAGCGTGCGCGCCCTCGTGCATCCGCGCACGTTCGGGAACTATCCGCGCATACTCGGCAAGTACGTGCGGGACGAGCACGTCATTCCGCTCGAGGACGCCATTCGCAAGATGACGTCGGCCGTGGCGGTGCGTCTGTCGCTGCACGATCGCGGCGTGCTCGCGCCGGGGATGTTCGCCGACGTCGTGGTGTTCGATCCCGCGACGATCGGCGATCGCGCGACCTACGAACAACCCAAGCAGTTATCGGTTGGCGTGCGCCAGGTGTTCGTGAACGGCGTACAGGTCATTCGCGACGGTGTGCACACCGGCGCAAAGCCCGGCCGCGCGCTGCGCGGACCGGGCTACCAGATGCCCTGA
- a CDS encoding PDZ domain-containing protein yields MMTRLFAACLLLPAVTVAQSPATLAGPTRLLRQPTISATQIAFEYGADLWIVPREGGDARRLTSTPAIESNPHFSPDGRWIAFTSNRAGVNAVYVMPAEGGEPHRITWSPAGEVARGWTPDGRDVLFSSGRISAPTTYTKLFMIPMQGGVAKLLPSAMGFRGAFSPDGKQLVVDRVDRWDVEYRSYRGGQNTPLTIVNLADSSETRLPNERTMDIDPVWMGDKIYFLSDRDWATNVWSYDTRTKALAQLTHFKDADVKTMDGRDGAVVFEEDGWLWLLDANKGGEPRKLAITVHGDFPWAETHWEDVSRRITSASLGPSGKRALFEARGDIFTVPVSKGDARNLTHSSGAADHAPVWSPDGRNVAWFSDDGSGYKLVIGNADGLGPTRSLSIGDAKYAWTPSWSPDGSRIAFVDDKTRIRVIDVANGQMTVADIGGSAQDRGSMIPEWSPDSKWLAYSKSFPNELRRVVVWSVADGKTHVLTDALASATDPVWDRNGKWLYFLASTDLGLTSGWADLSSLTRSSTSGVYVALLRSDEPTPFTPQSDEEAAARVIGTNPGAPNPGAPPRALPRAAPAADTTARPESDSARTEAPPRGRVPQVRIDFDRFDRRIIALPMPLRSYARLVPGPAGVLFVAERVANQPGMTLHKWDMARRRAEVFVSDIANVSASDDGRKLLYATGPNWSVVDAATVPKAGDGRLTVSLRAEVNPAIEWKQIFDEAWRIERDFFYASNHHGADWTKVRARYEPLVPYARHRTDLTYITDMVGGELSVAHSFVREGDVPAVDSSRIGALGADLVADGGRWRIARIYTSESWNPGLRAPLDQPGVKANVGDYILDVNGQPLTTEDEPWKALDGTADKQTVLRLNDKPTADGSWNVTVEPVRNEAQLRQRAWIEDNRRRVDSLSGGKLAYVWVPNTSAPAIAAFDRYYFAQQDKQGAVIDERFNGGGLLDNYMVDIMTRHPVGGVTTTVPGAPATRLPAAALFGPKVLLVNEMAGSGGDYFAWVFHHLGVGPEVGERTWGGLVNAAVPYPLVDGGSITAPALAVYGPDSQFIVEGEGFPPDIAVWQDARDVAKGRDPQLERGVQEALTLLRTKAEKAPPPPAQFPVHARRPPAN; encoded by the coding sequence ATGATGACTCGCCTTTTCGCTGCTTGCCTCCTGCTGCCCGCCGTTACCGTCGCGCAGTCGCCTGCCACTCTCGCGGGCCCGACGCGGCTTCTGCGCCAGCCGACGATCAGCGCCACGCAGATCGCCTTCGAGTACGGCGCCGACCTGTGGATCGTGCCACGCGAGGGCGGCGACGCACGACGTTTGACGAGCACGCCCGCCATCGAGAGCAATCCGCATTTCTCGCCCGACGGACGGTGGATCGCGTTCACCTCCAACCGCGCCGGCGTCAATGCCGTGTACGTGATGCCCGCCGAAGGTGGCGAGCCGCACCGCATCACCTGGAGTCCCGCGGGCGAAGTCGCGCGCGGGTGGACGCCCGACGGACGCGACGTCCTGTTCTCATCGGGCCGAATCTCGGCACCGACGACGTACACGAAGCTCTTCATGATTCCCATGCAGGGCGGGGTCGCGAAGCTCCTTCCGTCCGCCATGGGATTTCGCGGCGCGTTCTCACCTGACGGAAAACAGCTCGTCGTCGACCGCGTCGATCGCTGGGATGTCGAGTATCGCAGCTATCGCGGCGGCCAGAACACGCCGCTCACGATCGTGAACCTCGCCGACTCGTCGGAGACACGGCTGCCGAACGAGCGCACGATGGACATCGATCCCGTGTGGATGGGCGACAAGATCTACTTCCTCTCCGACCGTGATTGGGCGACGAACGTCTGGTCGTACGACACGCGCACCAAGGCGCTCGCGCAGCTCACGCATTTCAAGGATGCCGACGTCAAAACGATGGATGGCCGCGACGGCGCCGTCGTCTTCGAGGAAGACGGCTGGCTCTGGCTGCTCGACGCCAACAAGGGTGGCGAGCCGCGCAAGCTGGCCATCACCGTGCACGGCGATTTCCCCTGGGCCGAAACGCACTGGGAAGACGTGTCGCGCCGCATCACGTCGGCGTCGCTCGGTCCATCAGGCAAGCGCGCGCTGTTCGAGGCGCGCGGCGACATCTTTACCGTGCCGGTCTCCAAGGGTGATGCGCGCAATCTCACGCATTCGTCGGGAGCGGCGGATCATGCGCCGGTCTGGTCGCCCGACGGCAGGAACGTGGCGTGGTTCTCCGACGACGGCAGCGGCTACAAACTCGTGATCGGCAACGCCGACGGCTTGGGTCCCACGCGCTCGCTCTCGATCGGAGACGCCAAGTACGCGTGGACTCCGTCCTGGTCGCCGGACGGTTCGCGCATCGCGTTCGTCGATGACAAAACTCGCATTCGCGTGATCGACGTCGCGAACGGCCAGATGACGGTCGCCGACATCGGCGGGTCGGCGCAGGATCGCGGGTCGATGATCCCGGAATGGTCGCCCGACTCGAAGTGGCTCGCGTACAGCAAGTCGTTCCCGAACGAATTGCGTCGCGTTGTCGTATGGTCCGTCGCCGACGGCAAGACGCACGTGCTCACGGATGCGCTTGCGAGCGCCACCGATCCGGTGTGGGATCGCAACGGCAAGTGGCTCTACTTCCTCGCGAGCACTGACCTCGGCTTGACGAGCGGTTGGGCGGATCTCAGCAGTCTCACTCGCAGCTCGACGTCCGGTGTCTACGTTGCGCTGCTGCGCTCCGACGAACCGACGCCGTTCACGCCGCAGAGCGACGAGGAGGCCGCCGCGCGCGTGATCGGCACGAACCCTGGCGCGCCGAACCCGGGCGCGCCGCCGCGCGCGTTGCCGCGTGCGGCGCCGGCGGCCGACACGACCGCGCGTCCCGAGAGCGACAGCGCGCGCACCGAAGCACCGCCGCGCGGCCGCGTGCCACAGGTCCGCATCGACTTCGATCGTTTCGATCGCCGCATCATCGCGCTGCCGATGCCGCTGCGCTCGTACGCGCGTTTGGTGCCGGGACCCGCGGGAGTCCTGTTCGTCGCGGAACGCGTCGCGAATCAGCCGGGCATGACGCTGCATAAATGGGACATGGCGCGCCGGCGCGCCGAAGTGTTCGTGAGCGACATCGCGAACGTCTCCGCGTCGGATGACGGTCGCAAGCTGCTGTATGCGACGGGTCCAAACTGGAGCGTCGTCGACGCGGCGACCGTGCCGAAAGCCGGTGACGGCCGGCTCACGGTGTCGCTGCGCGCCGAGGTGAATCCGGCGATTGAATGGAAGCAGATCTTCGATGAAGCGTGGCGCATCGAGCGTGATTTCTTCTATGCGTCGAATCACCACGGCGCCGATTGGACGAAGGTGCGCGCGCGCTATGAGCCGCTCGTGCCGTACGCGCGCCATCGCACGGATCTCACGTACATCACCGACATGGTCGGCGGCGAGCTCTCGGTCGCGCACTCGTTCGTGCGCGAGGGAGACGTGCCCGCCGTCGACAGCTCGCGCATCGGCGCGCTTGGCGCCGATCTCGTCGCGGATGGCGGACGCTGGCGCATCGCGCGCATCTACACCAGCGAGAGTTGGAATCCCGGCTTGCGCGCGCCACTCGATCAGCCAGGCGTGAAGGCCAACGTCGGCGATTACATCCTGGATGTCAATGGTCAGCCGCTGACGACCGAGGATGAACCATGGAAGGCGCTCGACGGCACCGCCGACAAGCAGACCGTGCTGCGCCTGAACGACAAGCCGACCGCCGACGGTTCATGGAACGTGACCGTCGAACCGGTGCGCAATGAAGCACAGCTTCGCCAGCGCGCGTGGATCGAAGACAATCGCCGCAGAGTCGATTCACTGTCCGGCGGCAAGCTCGCGTATGTCTGGGTTCCGAACACGAGTGCCCCGGCGATCGCGGCGTTCGACCGCTACTACTTCGCGCAGCAGGACAAGCAGGGCGCGGTGATCGACGAACGTTTCAACGGCGGCGGCCTGCTCGACAACTACATGGTCGACATCATGACGCGTCATCCCGTCGGGGGTGTGACGACGACGGTGCCTGGTGCGCCGGCGACGCGTCTTCCGGCCGCGGCGCTGTTCGGTCCCAAGGTGTTGCTCGTGAATGAAATGGCAGGTTCGGGCGGCGATTATTTCGCGTGGGTGTTTCACCACCTGGGCGTCGGCCCCGAAGTCGGCGAACGCACGTGGGGAGGACTCGTGAACGCGGCGGTGCCGTATCCGCTCGTCGACGGCGGGTCGATCACCGCGCCGGCGCTCGCGGTGTACGGACCCGACAGCCAATTCATCGTCGAGGGCGAAGGGTTTCCGCCCGACATCGCCGTATGGCAGGACGCGCGTGATGTCGCGAAGGGTCGCGATCCGCAACTCGAGCGCGGTGTGCAAGAAGCGTTGACGTTGTTGCGAACGAAGGCGGAGAAGGCGCCGCCGCCGCCCGCGCAATTTCCTGTGCATGCACGCCGCCCGCCCGCGAACTAG
- a CDS encoding S9 family peptidase, which yields MRLRHFSAALVLSGTVAGAQTAKRPVRVGDMYRVKNVGGLAIAPDGKWVAYSVTTTDSAKDKNDTDVWMTTWDGAQTIQVTSSPDGESDPKFSPDGRYLSFLSSRQGGKGSQLWLLDRQGGEARRLTDLKTGIKDYEWSPDSRRLALVMTEVAPETDTTNKHPKPYVLDRYHFKSDAGGYLDSTHTHIYLFDVATRRAEPLTPGLYDESEPTWSPDGKWIAFESTRVPGDVDHSKNSDVFVVEARAGASPRKLTTFEGPDGGPFAWSPDGTLLAYLQGSEPRFTAYNEERLAVVPVAGGTPRILTESLDRPISSPHFTADGKSIVFLYTDDRARYVGKIPAGGGTVQKLVDGRFVIGSIAFANDGRMAVINGTASRPNEVFALDNGALRQLSHQNDAWLSEVQLATTEDVSFKTKDGNEPHGLLVKPVGYVAGQKYPLLLRIHGGPNGQDQHSFSLERELFAANGYAVLNVNYRGSNGRGEKYQQAIFADWGDKEVIDLLAGVDGVIAMGIADPNRLGIGGWSYGGILTDYTIATTNRFKAAIAGAGSALQLSMYGSDQYIYQYENELGPPWKAQDLWIKLSYPFFHADRISTPTLFMGGDKDFNVPVIGGEQMYQALRSLGVPTEMIVYPNQHHGLSLPSFNYDRLQRYVAWYDRFLKNPTTVQAGAVKP from the coding sequence ATGCGTCTCCGTCACTTCTCTGCCGCCCTGGTGCTCTCCGGCACCGTCGCCGGTGCCCAAACCGCCAAGCGACCGGTGCGCGTCGGCGACATGTATCGCGTCAAGAACGTCGGCGGGCTGGCGATCGCGCCCGACGGCAAGTGGGTCGCCTACAGCGTCACCACCACCGACTCGGCCAAGGACAAGAACGACACCGACGTCTGGATGACGACGTGGGACGGCGCGCAGACGATTCAGGTGACCTCGTCGCCGGACGGCGAGAGCGATCCCAAGTTCAGTCCCGACGGACGCTACCTGTCGTTTCTGTCGTCGCGGCAGGGCGGCAAGGGCTCGCAGCTCTGGCTGCTCGACCGTCAGGGCGGCGAGGCGCGCCGGCTGACTGATTTGAAAACTGGTATTAAAGATTACGAATGGTCACCGGATAGCCGGCGCCTGGCCCTCGTCATGACCGAGGTCGCGCCCGAGACCGACACGACGAACAAGCACCCGAAGCCGTACGTTCTCGACCGCTACCACTTCAAGAGTGACGCCGGCGGCTATCTCGATTCGACGCACACGCACATCTATCTGTTCGACGTTGCCACGCGACGGGCCGAGCCGCTCACGCCCGGACTGTATGACGAGAGCGAGCCGACGTGGTCGCCCGACGGCAAGTGGATCGCGTTCGAGAGCACGCGCGTGCCGGGTGACGTGGACCACTCGAAGAACTCGGATGTCTTCGTCGTCGAGGCGCGCGCCGGTGCGTCGCCGCGCAAGCTCACCACGTTCGAGGGACCGGATGGCGGTCCGTTCGCGTGGAGTCCGGACGGAACACTGCTCGCGTACCTGCAGGGCAGTGAACCGCGATTCACCGCGTACAACGAAGAGCGACTCGCCGTCGTCCCGGTCGCGGGCGGCACGCCGCGCATTCTCACCGAGTCGCTCGATCGCCCGATCTCGTCGCCGCACTTCACGGCAGACGGCAAGTCGATCGTCTTCCTCTACACCGACGATCGTGCGCGCTATGTCGGAAAGATTCCAGCCGGCGGCGGCACGGTACAGAAGCTCGTCGACGGCCGCTTTGTCATCGGGTCGATCGCGTTCGCGAACGACGGACGCATGGCGGTGATCAATGGCACCGCGTCGCGCCCGAACGAAGTGTTCGCGCTCGACAACGGCGCGCTGCGGCAACTCTCGCATCAGAACGACGCGTGGCTGTCCGAAGTGCAGCTCGCGACGACCGAAGACGTGAGCTTCAAGACGAAGGACGGCAACGAGCCGCATGGCTTGCTCGTGAAGCCCGTGGGATACGTCGCCGGCCAGAAGTATCCGCTGCTGTTGCGCATTCACGGCGGACCGAACGGGCAGGACCAGCACTCGTTCAGTCTGGAGCGCGAGCTCTTCGCGGCGAACGGCTACGCGGTGCTCAACGTCAACTATCGCGGCTCGAATGGGCGGGGCGAGAAGTATCAGCAGGCGATCTTCGCCGACTGGGGCGACAAGGAAGTCATCGACCTGCTCGCGGGTGTCGACGGGGTGATCGCCATGGGCATCGCCGATCCGAATCGGTTGGGCATCGGCGGCTGGAGCTATGGCGGCATTCTCACCGACTACACCATCGCGACGACGAATCGCTTCAAGGCGGCGATTGCCGGCGCGGGCAGCGCGCTGCAACTCTCGATGTACGGGTCGGACCAATACATCTATCAGTATGAGAACGAGCTCGGACCGCCGTGGAAGGCGCAGGACCTGTGGATCAAACTGTCCTATCCGTTCTTCCACGCCGACCGCATCTCGACGCCGACGCTGTTCATGGGTGGCGACAAGGATTTCAACGTCCCGGTGATCGGCGGCGAGCAGATGTATCAGGCGCTGCGCAGCCTGGGCGTGCCGACGGAGATGATCGTGTATCCGAACCAGCACCACGGACTGTCGCTGCCGAGCTTCAACTACGATCGGTTACAGCGATATGTGGCGTGGTATGACCGTTTTCTAAAGAATCCGACCACGGTGCAGGCGGGCGCGGTCAAGCCGTAG
- the lpdA gene encoding dihydrolipoyl dehydrogenase, with the protein MAVSNTSSSSTAADVVIIGGGPGGYVAAIRAAQLGLNTVCVEMDKTLGGTCVNVGCIPSKALLQSTEHYEFSKHSAAAHGIKIGGLSLDLGTMLKRKDDVVGQNTKGIEFLFRKNKITWARGKGTLRPGNVVDVSDGSSYQAKNVIIATGSVPIELPFLKFDEERVLSNVGALEIPEVPKHLIVIGGGVIGLELGSVWNRLGAKVTVIELLPAILPGMDDDVVKEADKVLRKQGLDIRTGTRVTNGGRTANGVFVDVEKDGKSERIAGDCVLVSVGRRPATSGIDAQALGLNVGRRGEILVDDQMRTNLPNVYAIGDCVPGPMLAHKAEEEGVIAAEVIAGHKVHMHYKSIPGVVYTWPEIAAVGLTERQVKESGREYRAGKFPFSANGRARSMGETTGFIKFIADAKTDELLGAHMIGPNVSELIAEVVLAFEYRGSSEDLGVTVHAHPTLSEVTKEAALATLGRALHI; encoded by the coding sequence ATGGCAGTCTCCAACACCTCATCGTCTTCCACTGCCGCCGACGTCGTCATCATCGGCGGCGGTCCCGGCGGCTACGTCGCCGCGATTCGCGCCGCGCAGCTCGGTCTCAACACCGTCTGCGTGGAGATGGACAAGACGCTCGGCGGCACGTGCGTGAACGTCGGATGCATTCCGTCGAAAGCACTGCTGCAGTCGACGGAGCATTATGAGTTCTCTAAACACTCCGCCGCCGCGCACGGCATCAAGATCGGCGGCTTGAGCCTCGATCTCGGGACGATGCTCAAGCGCAAGGACGACGTCGTCGGCCAGAACACGAAGGGCATCGAGTTCCTGTTTCGGAAGAACAAGATCACGTGGGCCAGGGGCAAAGGCACGCTCAGGCCGGGCAACGTCGTCGACGTTTCGGATGGATCGAGCTACCAGGCGAAGAACGTCATCATCGCCACGGGTTCGGTACCGATCGAACTGCCCTTCCTCAAGTTCGACGAGGAGCGCGTCCTGTCGAACGTCGGCGCGCTCGAGATTCCCGAGGTGCCGAAGCATCTCATCGTGATCGGCGGCGGCGTCATCGGCCTCGAGCTCGGGTCGGTGTGGAATCGCCTTGGCGCCAAGGTGACGGTCATCGAGCTGCTGCCCGCGATCCTTCCCGGCATGGATGACGACGTCGTCAAGGAAGCGGACAAGGTGCTGCGCAAGCAGGGCCTCGACATCCGCACCGGCACGCGCGTCACGAACGGCGGACGCACCGCCAACGGCGTGTTCGTCGACGTCGAGAAGGATGGCAAGAGCGAACGCATCGCCGGTGATTGCGTGCTCGTGTCGGTCGGACGACGGCCGGCCACGTCGGGCATCGACGCGCAGGCGCTCGGGCTCAACGTCGGCCGGCGCGGTGAGATTCTCGTCGACGATCAGATGCGCACCAACCTGCCGAACGTGTACGCGATCGGCGACTGCGTGCCCGGTCCCATGCTGGCGCACAAGGCGGAGGAAGAAGGCGTCATCGCCGCGGAAGTCATCGCGGGCCACAAGGTACACATGCACTACAAGTCGATCCCGGGCGTCGTCTACACGTGGCCGGAGATCGCGGCGGTCGGACTCACGGAACGCCAGGTGAAGGAGAGCGGCCGTGAATATCGCGCGGGCAAGTTTCCGTTCTCGGCGAACGGCCGCGCGCGCTCGATGGGCGAGACGACGGGGTTCATCAAGTTCATCGCCGACGCCAAGACCGACGAACTGCTCGGCGCGCACATGATCGGCCCCAACGTTTCCGAGCTGATCGCCGAAGTGGTCCTGGCGTTCGAGTATCGCGGATCGTCGGAGGACCTGGGCGTCACGGTGCACGCGCATCCGACGCTGTCGGAAGTCACGAAGGAAGCTGCACTGGCGACCCTCGGCCGCGCGCTGCACATCTGA
- a CDS encoding outer membrane beta-barrel protein: MQSVLVRAGVAAVAGVVVGIVSASAAAAQVRSRDRGFELGVDAEVSYQTVHRDGVTSQPDGTTSFNVPTGTVRIAFPTSGPVAFEIAGNFMHASAGGGSVTTSQVELGLPIALTDTRTSADWFVRPAIGLQYSRSGNLSFSRVTLGGGIGLRVPVSNVVSMRYELRDTYLTPSSHVSGNVIGLLAGVSVFTH; the protein is encoded by the coding sequence ATGCAGAGCGTATTGGTTCGCGCGGGTGTTGCGGCTGTTGCGGGTGTCGTCGTGGGAATCGTGTCGGCGTCCGCCGCCGCGGCGCAGGTGCGAAGCCGCGACCGCGGCTTCGAGCTTGGCGTGGACGCCGAAGTGTCGTACCAAACCGTTCATCGCGACGGCGTTACGTCGCAGCCCGATGGCACGACATCGTTCAACGTTCCGACGGGCACGGTGCGCATCGCGTTCCCGACGAGCGGTCCGGTCGCCTTTGAGATCGCCGGCAATTTCATGCATGCCAGCGCGGGCGGAGGCAGCGTCACGACGTCGCAGGTGGAGCTTGGCCTTCCGATCGCTCTCACCGACACGCGCACGTCCGCCGACTGGTTCGTGCGACCGGCGATCGGCTTGCAGTACAGTCGTTCGGGTAACCTATCCTTCAGCCGAGTCACGCTCGGCGGCGGGATCGGCCTGCGCGTCCCGGTCAGCAACGTGGTCTCCATGCGCTATGAACTGCGCGACACATATCTGACCCCGAGCAGTCACGTCTCCGGCAACGTGATCGGCTTGCTGGCGGGTGTTTCCGTGTTCACCCATTGA